Genomic window (Balnearium lithotrophicum):
AAATGTTGCAGACCTTCAGTTGAAGGTTATAAACACCCCACCTGGAAGAAGAGTTCCAGTCACAATTATTAGAGACGGAAAAACAATGGTTCTCAATGTCAAGATTGGTCAAATGCCTGGAACGGAAAACCTTGCAACTGTTGACCTGATGTCTAAATTTGGTCTTTCTGTTCAGAAGTTGACTCCAGAACTTCGCAAGAGGCTTGGTATCCCTAACTGGGTTAAAAACGGTGTTATTGTAACTTCAGTTAAGCCAGGTTCACCTGCAGAGGATGCAGGACTTAGAGAAGGAGACATAATTGTAGAGGCCGGAATAACCCCAAGGAGCCTTAAGCCCGTTAGAAAAGTTGACGATTTGATTAAGGTCATTAAACAATCTGGAAGTTCGGGAGTTCTCCTCAAAGTTGTGAGGGGAGAAGGTGTCTTTTACGTTGTTCTGAAGCCTGAGGAGTAATCGAATGAAGGAGAGGGTAATGGTAGAAAAGGAGTTCTTCTTAGACGATGAAGAGAATGTAGGGTTTGAGAATATTGAATCTATGGAAGGAGAAGGGGAATTCGGTTTACTTGGTGATAACCTTAATCAAGAGATAGACCCTTCTCTTATTGAAAGTTTTGTTCCTGACAAGGATTCTTTAGATGCCTTTTTAAAGGCCATATCTAAGATTCCTCTTTTAACAAGAGAGGAGGAAATTGAACTCGCCAAGAGGGCAAAGAAGGGAGATAAAGCAGCACTTAAAAAATTGGTTGAATCAAACTTGAGGTTCGTCGTAAGTGTTGCAAAGAAGTACTTGGGTTGTGGACTTCCCCTACACGACTTGATAGCTGAGGGGATACTGGGGCTTATTGAGGCTGCGAGGAGGTTTGACCCAGACAAGGGGGTAAAGTTTATCTCTTATGCAGTTTGGTGGATTAGGCAGTCTATTATGCAGGCACTTGCCCAGCAAACGGGAGCTGTGAAAATACCCGTTAAACAGGCTGTTTTGGTTAACAAGATTACCCGTTCTTACGGGGAGCTCCTTAAAAAACTTGGAAGAGAACCCACAATTGATGAACTTGCCGAGTACGTCGGAATGGAACCTAAGGAAGTTGAAAGGTTGCTGTCCATCTGCCAGGTTCCCCTCTCCCTGGATACCCCCATAGGGGACGAAGAGGATACAACCTTTAAGGACTTTCTGAAGGGTGAGGGAACTGCAGAGGTAGAGGAAAAGGTTGTTCAGGAGGAGCTTAAACAGAGCATTCAGGAAATGTTGGAACAGCTAACACCTCAGGAGAAGAGAATAATAATCATGAGGTTCGGCCTTGATGGGAATGAACCAAAGACCCTAAGGGAAATCGGTGAAAAGTTGGGAATAAGCAGAGAGAGGGTAAGACAGCTTGAAACAAGGGCTAAAAAGAAGATGAAGGAGTATGCTCTAAGGAAAAAGTTGAATGTTTTCTTGAACTAATTCTGGACTGCCCTCCTGGGCAGTCCTAAAAAAATAGAAAGGTGCCCTACTTCCTTGAACGTACTATGAAAACCCCCTCCAATTATCCAAAGAAGCAGGGCACCTTTGTTTTAATTATAACAGAATTTCTTAAGAGAGCAATTCCTTTACAATCCTATTAACAAGTGAACCGTCAGCCCTTCCTTTAACTTTAGGCATAACAACCTTCATTACTTTTCCAATATCCTTAGGTGAAGAAGCTCCAGTTTCCTCTATTGCTTCCTTAACAACCTGTCTTATCTCTTCCTCTGTCATCTGCTTAGGAAGGTAGGATTCAACAACTGCAAGCTCAGCCTTTTCCTTCTCCACCAAATCCTGCCTTCCGCCCTTTTCGTACATTTCGATGGATTCCCTTCTCTGTTTTGCATACTTCATTAGAAGCTGAACTATCTCATCGTCTGTAAGCTCTCCCCTCTTTTCAATCTCCGCATTCTTTATGAGGGAGTTTATCATTCTAATTGTCGATAGCTTAACCTTATCCTTGGCCTTCAAGGCCTCTTTCATATCTTCTTTAAGGCGTTCTTTAAGACCCATAGTTTCTCCCTACTTCTTCTTTTTCTTACCCCTTGGAGGAAGGAG
Coding sequences:
- a CDS encoding sigma-70 family RNA polymerase sigma factor, with the translated sequence MVEKEFFLDDEENVGFENIESMEGEGEFGLLGDNLNQEIDPSLIESFVPDKDSLDAFLKAISKIPLLTREEEIELAKRAKKGDKAALKKLVESNLRFVVSVAKKYLGCGLPLHDLIAEGILGLIEAARRFDPDKGVKFISYAVWWIRQSIMQALAQQTGAVKIPVKQAVLVNKITRSYGELLKKLGREPTIDELAEYVGMEPKEVERLLSICQVPLSLDTPIGDEEDTTFKDFLKGEGTAEVEEKVVQEELKQSIQEMLEQLTPQEKRIIIMRFGLDGNEPKTLREIGEKLGISRERVRQLETRAKKKMKEYALRKKLNVFLN
- a CDS encoding GatB/YqeY domain-containing protein, which encodes MGLKERLKEDMKEALKAKDKVKLSTIRMINSLIKNAEIEKRGELTDDEIVQLLMKYAKQRRESIEMYEKGGRQDLVEKEKAELAVVESYLPKQMTEEEIRQVVKEAIEETGASSPKDIGKVMKVVMPKVKGRADGSLVNRIVKELLS